A stretch of the Balearica regulorum gibbericeps isolate bBalReg1 chromosome 25, bBalReg1.pri, whole genome shotgun sequence genome encodes the following:
- the OARD1 gene encoding ADP-ribose glycohydrolase OARD1 isoform X3, which yields MWAALGKGFVAQTPARRIVLHTASAATRLFTIAHVTMATHFSKDQEERIKCVKGDLFSCPKTDSLANCISEDCRMGAGIAVLFKKKFGGVQELLDQQKKTGEVAVLQREDRYIYYLITKKKVSHKPTYENMRKSLEAMKAHCLNNGVTDISMPRSGFTVLGHQGQNA from the exons ATGTGGGCAGCGCTGGGGAAGGGCTTCGTGGCTCAAACCCCGGCACGGCGGATCGTTCTTCACACCGCGTCCGCGG CCACAAGACTCTTCACCATAGCCCACGTTACCATGGCCACCCACTTTTCCAAGGATCAGGAGGAAAGA atCAAGTGTGTTAAAGGGGACCTCTTCTCATGCCCCAAGACGGACTCATTGGCCAATTGCATCAGCGAGGACTGTCGCATGGGTGCAGGCATAGCtgttctttttaagaaaaagttcGGAGGCGTACAAGAGCTGTTAGATCAAC AAAAGAAGACTGGGGAGGTGGCAGTCCTCCAGAGAGAGGACCGATACATTTATTACCTG AttacaaagaagaaagtttCTCACAAACCAACATATGAGAATATGCGAAAGAGTTTAGAAGCCATGAAAGCTCACTGTCTGAACAATGGGGTTACTGACATTTCCATGCCTAG
- the OARD1 gene encoding ADP-ribose glycohydrolase OARD1 isoform X4 has translation MWRPATRLFTIAHVTMATHFSKDQEERIKCVKGDLFSCPKTDSLANCISEDCRMGAGIAVLFKKKFGGVQELLDQQKKTGEVAVLQREDRYIYYLITKKKVSHKPTYENMRKSLEAMKAHCLNNGVTDISMPRIGCGLDRLDWNKVSAILGEVFEDTDIKITVYTL, from the exons ATGTGGCGTCCAG CCACAAGACTCTTCACCATAGCCCACGTTACCATGGCCACCCACTTTTCCAAGGATCAGGAGGAAAGA atCAAGTGTGTTAAAGGGGACCTCTTCTCATGCCCCAAGACGGACTCATTGGCCAATTGCATCAGCGAGGACTGTCGCATGGGTGCAGGCATAGCtgttctttttaagaaaaagttcGGAGGCGTACAAGAGCTGTTAGATCAAC AAAAGAAGACTGGGGAGGTGGCAGTCCTCCAGAGAGAGGACCGATACATTTATTACCTG AttacaaagaagaaagtttCTCACAAACCAACATATGAGAATATGCGAAAGAGTTTAGAAGCCATGAAAGCTCACTGTCTGAACAATGGGGTTACTGACATTTCCATGCCTAG GATTGGATGTGGACTTGACCGCCTGGATTGGAATAAAGTTTCAGCGATACTTGGGGAAGTGTTTGAAGACACAGATATAAAGATCACAGTTTACACTCTGTGA
- the OARD1 gene encoding ADP-ribose glycohydrolase OARD1 isoform X5: MATHFSKDQEERIKCVKGDLFSCPKTDSLANCISEDCRMGAGIAVLFKKKFGGVQELLDQQKKTGEVAVLQREDRYIYYLITKKKVSHKPTYENMRKSLEAMKAHCLNNGVTDISMPRIGCGLDRLDWNKVSAILGEVFEDTDIKITVYTL, translated from the exons ATGGCCACCCACTTTTCCAAGGATCAGGAGGAAAGA atCAAGTGTGTTAAAGGGGACCTCTTCTCATGCCCCAAGACGGACTCATTGGCCAATTGCATCAGCGAGGACTGTCGCATGGGTGCAGGCATAGCtgttctttttaagaaaaagttcGGAGGCGTACAAGAGCTGTTAGATCAAC AAAAGAAGACTGGGGAGGTGGCAGTCCTCCAGAGAGAGGACCGATACATTTATTACCTG AttacaaagaagaaagtttCTCACAAACCAACATATGAGAATATGCGAAAGAGTTTAGAAGCCATGAAAGCTCACTGTCTGAACAATGGGGTTACTGACATTTCCATGCCTAG GATTGGATGTGGACTTGACCGCCTGGATTGGAATAAAGTTTCAGCGATACTTGGGGAAGTGTTTGAAGACACAGATATAAAGATCACAGTTTACACTCTGTGA
- the OARD1 gene encoding ADP-ribose glycohydrolase OARD1 isoform X1, whose protein sequence is MWAALGKGFVAQTPARRIVLHTASAATRLFTIAHVTMATHFSKDQEERIKCVKGDLFSCPKTDSLANCISEDCRMGAGIAVLFKKKFGGVQELLDQQKKTGEVAVLQREDRYIYYLITKKKVSHKPTYENMRKSLEAMKAHCLNNGVTDISMPRIGCGLDRLDWNKVSAILGEVFEDTDIKITVYTL, encoded by the exons ATGTGGGCAGCGCTGGGGAAGGGCTTCGTGGCTCAAACCCCGGCACGGCGGATCGTTCTTCACACCGCGTCCGCGG CCACAAGACTCTTCACCATAGCCCACGTTACCATGGCCACCCACTTTTCCAAGGATCAGGAGGAAAGA atCAAGTGTGTTAAAGGGGACCTCTTCTCATGCCCCAAGACGGACTCATTGGCCAATTGCATCAGCGAGGACTGTCGCATGGGTGCAGGCATAGCtgttctttttaagaaaaagttcGGAGGCGTACAAGAGCTGTTAGATCAAC AAAAGAAGACTGGGGAGGTGGCAGTCCTCCAGAGAGAGGACCGATACATTTATTACCTG AttacaaagaagaaagtttCTCACAAACCAACATATGAGAATATGCGAAAGAGTTTAGAAGCCATGAAAGCTCACTGTCTGAACAATGGGGTTACTGACATTTCCATGCCTAG GATTGGATGTGGACTTGACCGCCTGGATTGGAATAAAGTTTCAGCGATACTTGGGGAAGTGTTTGAAGACACAGATATAAAGATCACAGTTTACACTCTGTGA
- the OARD1 gene encoding ADP-ribose glycohydrolase OARD1 isoform X2 — protein sequence MRWGDATRLFTIAHVTMATHFSKDQEERIKCVKGDLFSCPKTDSLANCISEDCRMGAGIAVLFKKKFGGVQELLDQQKKTGEVAVLQREDRYIYYLITKKKVSHKPTYENMRKSLEAMKAHCLNNGVTDISMPRIGCGLDRLDWNKVSAILGEVFEDTDIKITVYTL from the exons ATGCGCTGGGGCGACG CCACAAGACTCTTCACCATAGCCCACGTTACCATGGCCACCCACTTTTCCAAGGATCAGGAGGAAAGA atCAAGTGTGTTAAAGGGGACCTCTTCTCATGCCCCAAGACGGACTCATTGGCCAATTGCATCAGCGAGGACTGTCGCATGGGTGCAGGCATAGCtgttctttttaagaaaaagttcGGAGGCGTACAAGAGCTGTTAGATCAAC AAAAGAAGACTGGGGAGGTGGCAGTCCTCCAGAGAGAGGACCGATACATTTATTACCTG AttacaaagaagaaagtttCTCACAAACCAACATATGAGAATATGCGAAAGAGTTTAGAAGCCATGAAAGCTCACTGTCTGAACAATGGGGTTACTGACATTTCCATGCCTAG GATTGGATGTGGACTTGACCGCCTGGATTGGAATAAAGTTTCAGCGATACTTGGGGAAGTGTTTGAAGACACAGATATAAAGATCACAGTTTACACTCTGTGA